From a region of the Roseivirga sp. 4D4 genome:
- the ccoS gene encoding cbb3-type cytochrome oxidase assembly protein CcoS: protein MSVILVLIITSIVVAVVFLGAFFWAVKSGQYDDTYSPSVRMLFEEKTKKKD from the coding sequence ATGTCAGTGATTCTTGTGCTCATTATTACCAGTATTGTTGTTGCCGTAGTGTTTCTCGGTGCGTTTTTCTGGGCAGTGAAGTCTGGGCAGTATGATGATACCTATTCGCCCTCGGTAAGAATGCTTTTTGAAGAAAAGACCAAAAAGAAGGATTAG